The Pseudomonas wenzhouensis genome has a segment encoding these proteins:
- the oprI gene encoding outer membrane lipoprotei OprI — protein sequence MNNVLKFSALALAAVLATGCSSMSKETEARLTATEDAAARAQARADEAYRKADEALAAAQKAQQTADEANERALRMLEKASRK from the coding sequence ATGAACAACGTTCTGAAATTCTCTGCTCTGGCTCTGGCCGCAGTTCTGGCTACCGGTTGCAGCAGCATGTCCAAAGAAACCGAAGCTCGTCTGACTGCTACCGAAGACGCAGCTGCCCGCGCTCAAGCCCGTGCCGACGAAGCCTACCGCAAGGCTGATGAAGCTCTGGCCGCCGCTCAGAAAGCTCAGCAGACCGCTGACGAAGCCAACGAGCGCGCTCTGCGCATGCTGGAAAAAGCAAGCCGCAAGTAA
- a CDS encoding 3-deoxy-7-phosphoheptulonate synthase, translating into MADLPIDDLNVASNETLITPDQLKREIPLTDAALKTVAHGRQVVRDILDGKDHRLFVVVGPCSIHDIKAAHEYAERLKVLAAELSDSLFLVMRVYFEKPRTTVGWKGLINDPYLDDSFKIQDGLHIGRKLLRDLAEMGLPTATEALDPISPQYLQDLISWSAIGARTTESQTHREMASGLSSAVGFKNGTDGGLTVAINALQSVSSPHRFLGINQEGGVSIVTTKGNAYGHVVLRGGNGKPNYDSVSVAICEQELTKAGIRPNIMVDCSHANSNKDPALQPLVLENVANQILEGNNSIVGLMVESHLGWGNQSIPKNLCDLKYGVSITDACIDWDTTEKSLRSMHAKLKDVLPKRPRG; encoded by the coding sequence ATGGCTGATTTACCGATCGACGACCTTAACGTCGCTTCCAACGAAACCCTGATCACCCCCGATCAGCTCAAACGCGAAATCCCCCTGACCGATGCCGCGCTGAAGACCGTCGCCCATGGTCGTCAGGTGGTACGCGACATCCTCGACGGCAAGGATCATCGCCTGTTCGTGGTCGTCGGCCCTTGCTCCATCCACGACATCAAGGCCGCTCATGAGTATGCCGAGCGCCTCAAGGTGCTGGCTGCCGAGCTATCCGACAGCCTGTTCCTGGTCATGCGCGTGTACTTCGAGAAGCCGCGCACCACGGTCGGCTGGAAAGGCCTGATCAACGACCCCTATCTGGATGACTCGTTCAAGATCCAGGACGGTCTGCACATCGGCCGCAAGCTGCTGCGCGACCTGGCGGAAATGGGCCTGCCCACCGCCACCGAAGCGCTCGATCCGATTTCCCCGCAGTACCTGCAGGATCTGATCAGCTGGTCTGCCATCGGCGCCCGCACCACCGAGTCCCAGACCCACCGCGAAATGGCATCGGGCCTATCTTCGGCAGTCGGCTTCAAGAATGGTACCGACGGCGGCCTGACCGTGGCGATCAATGCCCTGCAGTCGGTTTCCAGCCCACACCGTTTCCTCGGCATCAACCAGGAAGGCGGCGTGTCCATTGTCACCACCAAGGGCAACGCCTACGGTCACGTGGTACTGCGTGGCGGCAACGGCAAACCCAACTATGATTCGGTCAGTGTGGCCATTTGTGAGCAGGAACTGACCAAAGCCGGCATCCGTCCGAATATCATGGTCGACTGCAGCCATGCCAACTCCAACAAGGACCCGGCTCTGCAGCCGCTGGTGCTGGAGAACGTGGCCAACCAGATTCTGGAAGGCAACAACTCCATCGTTGGCCTGATGGTCGAGAGCCACCTGGGCTGGGGCAACCAGTCGATTCCGAAGAATCTGTGCGACCTCAAGTACGGCGTCTCCATCACCGATGCCTGCATCGACTGGGACACCACCGAGAAAAGCCTGCGCAGCATGCACGCCAAGCTCAAGGATGTACTGCCCAAGCGCCCTCGCGGCTAA
- a CDS encoding L,D-transpeptidase family protein, with amino-acid sequence MLSRFSAVNRCLTLLALCCSATVQALELPLPPPGEDVVGQVQVIKAKYEDTFADLGTANDLGYLEMVAANPGVDPWLPGEGTEIILPTRYVLPPGPREGIVINLAEYRLYYFPKGQNVVHTFPLGIGREGWGSPLGTGRVTVKTPNPAWYPPKSIREEHAAEGDILPTVVPPGPDNPLGPYKMTLSFPGYLIHGSNKKFGIGMRVSHGCFRMLNHNVLELAGMVPVGTPVRIINEPYKFGVSGDKVYLEAHAPLDDEGVPSVVDKHTAVINALLKRDELSGLRLDWDMVREVVAAEDGMPVPIAAQTEQVVASNDNPF; translated from the coding sequence ATGTTGTCGCGCTTCTCTGCGGTCAACCGCTGCCTGACGTTGCTCGCACTGTGCTGCAGTGCCACGGTGCAGGCTCTCGAACTGCCATTGCCGCCGCCAGGCGAGGATGTGGTGGGCCAGGTACAGGTGATCAAGGCCAAGTACGAGGATACGTTCGCCGATCTGGGAACGGCCAACGATCTTGGCTACCTGGAAATGGTCGCCGCCAACCCCGGTGTCGATCCCTGGCTGCCGGGTGAGGGAACCGAGATCATCCTGCCGACCCGCTATGTGCTGCCACCTGGCCCGCGCGAAGGTATCGTGATCAACCTGGCCGAGTACCGTCTGTATTACTTCCCGAAAGGGCAGAATGTGGTGCACACCTTTCCGTTGGGTATCGGCCGTGAAGGCTGGGGCTCGCCATTGGGAACCGGGCGTGTGACCGTCAAGACGCCGAACCCGGCCTGGTATCCGCCCAAGTCGATTCGTGAAGAGCACGCTGCCGAGGGCGACATTCTGCCCACCGTGGTGCCGCCTGGCCCGGACAACCCGTTGGGGCCGTACAAGATGACGTTGTCCTTCCCGGGCTACCTGATCCACGGTTCGAACAAGAAGTTCGGTATTGGCATGCGCGTCAGCCATGGCTGCTTCCGCATGCTCAACCATAACGTGCTGGAACTGGCAGGCATGGTGCCGGTGGGAACGCCGGTGCGCATCATCAATGAGCCCTACAAGTTCGGCGTGAGTGGCGACAAGGTCTACCTGGAAGCGCATGCGCCGCTCGACGATGAAGGTGTTCCGTCGGTTGTCGACAAGCACACGGCCGTGATCAACGCCCTGCTCAAGCGCGACGAGCTCAGCGGTCTGCGTCTTGACTGGGACATGGTACGCGAGGTGGTGGCTGCCGAAGACGGTATGCCAGTACCGATTGCCGCGCAGACCGAGCAGGTCGTTGCGAGCAACGATAACCCGTTCTGA
- a CDS encoding GntP family permease — translation MLGNLGLLLGLALLIFMALRGVNIFIAALLCSILVALSNGVAVTGALLEHFPFGPLGAFTFAGKFFVLFLCGAIFGKVMAASQAASSIAQAITRGLGTQRTLWVAMLVCAVLTYGGVVVFVVIFTMYPLGITLMREANLPKRLFCAATALGAGTFTMTALPGSPSIHNVIAASALGTDLFAGAWIGLFASLVMIVLGMAYLQREWRLARERGEGFEPNAQDERMQQLAGTPGSGPHWGMALVPIIVVLGIILLPRLLALSGMAAPGESALGGLLAFSQAQPILWPSLALVIATGVAVMLFPSLRRNTVSLLGQGADDAIMPLLNTAAVIGFGGVVTQTAGFAQFAQWILAVDLPPLLSVFASVSVVSGIVGSSSGGLQIFMQTLAPSYLEMGIEPEVLHRIANIAAGGLDSLPHCGAVIAMLMIMGLTHKQAYKDIFVITVLIPVVAVLLCIALLSL, via the coding sequence ATGCTTGGGAATTTGGGGCTGTTGCTCGGTTTGGCGTTACTTATCTTCATGGCGTTGCGTGGGGTGAATATATTCATCGCGGCATTGCTTTGTTCCATTCTGGTGGCGTTGAGCAATGGTGTAGCGGTAACGGGAGCGTTACTCGAGCATTTTCCTTTTGGTCCGTTGGGCGCCTTTACCTTCGCCGGCAAGTTCTTCGTGCTGTTTCTCTGTGGTGCGATTTTCGGCAAGGTCATGGCTGCCAGCCAGGCCGCCAGCAGTATCGCTCAGGCCATTACCCGTGGGCTGGGCACGCAACGCACGCTCTGGGTGGCAATGCTGGTATGTGCCGTGCTGACCTATGGCGGGGTAGTGGTGTTCGTGGTGATCTTCACCATGTATCCGCTGGGTATCACCCTGATGCGCGAGGCCAATCTGCCCAAGCGGCTATTCTGTGCCGCCACTGCGCTGGGCGCCGGCACTTTCACCATGACGGCGTTGCCTGGCTCACCTTCGATTCATAACGTGATCGCCGCCAGTGCGCTGGGGACTGATCTGTTCGCCGGTGCCTGGATCGGTTTGTTCGCATCACTGGTGATGATCGTTCTGGGGATGGCCTATCTGCAGCGCGAGTGGCGTCTGGCGCGTGAGCGTGGCGAGGGCTTCGAGCCCAATGCTCAGGATGAGCGCATGCAGCAGTTGGCCGGCACGCCCGGTAGCGGTCCGCACTGGGGGATGGCGCTGGTGCCGATCATCGTGGTGCTAGGGATCATTCTGCTGCCGCGCTTGCTCGCCTTATCAGGTATGGCTGCGCCTGGTGAGAGCGCTCTGGGAGGCTTGCTGGCCTTCAGTCAGGCGCAGCCGATTCTCTGGCCCAGCCTTGCCCTGGTGATTGCCACAGGGGTGGCCGTGATGCTGTTCCCGAGCCTGCGCCGTAACACGGTCAGTCTGCTTGGGCAGGGGGCCGATGATGCGATCATGCCGCTGCTCAATACGGCTGCGGTGATCGGTTTTGGCGGTGTGGTGACGCAGACTGCGGGTTTTGCCCAGTTCGCTCAATGGATATTGGCGGTGGATCTGCCGCCGCTGCTGTCGGTGTTCGCTTCGGTCAGTGTGGTTTCCGGGATCGTCGGTTCGTCTTCCGGTGGCCTGCAGATTTTCATGCAGACGCTGGCGCCCAGTTACCTGGAAATGGGCATCGAGCCTGAGGTGTTGCACCGTATCGCCAATATTGCTGCGGGTGGATTGGACTCGCTGCCGCACTGCGGTGCGGTGATCGCCATGCTGATGATCATGGGCTTGACGCACAAGCAGGCCTACAAGGACATCTTCGTCATCACCGTGTTGATTCCAGTGGTTGCCGTATTGCTGTGCATTGCACTTCTGAGCCTCTGA
- a CDS encoding thioredoxin family protein — MNTDLECRQTDISDFSIATQLELTDLDADRCLLDLPGTSLVVFTSTGCASCRWARQALPAMPLPLERLCWIDAGHNAGLVARYEVFHLPALFMVKDGHFFGALSARLTHCDLSTAMHEALLRPAEELP; from the coding sequence ATGAACACCGACCTCGAATGCAGGCAAACTGATATCAGTGACTTCAGTATAGCGACGCAACTGGAACTGACCGATCTGGATGCCGACCGCTGCCTGCTCGATCTTCCCGGCACCTCGCTGGTGGTGTTCACAAGCACGGGCTGTGCCAGCTGTCGCTGGGCACGCCAGGCGTTGCCCGCCATGCCGCTACCGCTCGAGCGCCTGTGCTGGATCGATGCCGGTCATAACGCCGGGCTGGTGGCGCGCTACGAAGTTTTCCACTTGCCAGCGTTGTTTATGGTCAAGGACGGTCATTTCTTTGGCGCACTGTCTGCGCGCCTTACCCATTGCGATCTGTCAACCGCCATGCACGAGGCGTTGCTTCGTCCGGCTGAGGAGCTTCCTTGA
- a CDS encoding ABC transporter ATP-binding protein, which produces MTSSILAARNLSKVVNSAEGALTILHDLDLELNKGDSLAIVGASGSGKSTLLGLLAGLDLPSGGAVLLAGKNLSELDEDQRARLRAEHVGFVFQSFQLLDSLTALENVMLPLELEGQADARQRARALLERVGLGQRLTHYPRQLSGGEQQRVAIARAFAAEPDVLFADEPTGNLDSHTGERITELLFQLNQERGTTLVLVTHDERLAHRCQRLIRLEAGHLIDRVEP; this is translated from the coding sequence ATGACTTCGAGCATTCTCGCTGCGCGGAACCTTAGCAAAGTGGTCAACAGCGCGGAAGGCGCACTGACCATCCTTCATGATCTCGACCTGGAACTGAACAAAGGCGACAGCCTGGCCATTGTCGGCGCCTCAGGGTCTGGTAAATCCACCCTGCTTGGCCTGCTCGCCGGCCTGGACTTGCCCAGCGGCGGCGCTGTATTGCTGGCCGGCAAGAACCTCAGCGAACTCGATGAAGACCAGCGTGCACGCCTGCGCGCCGAGCATGTCGGCTTCGTCTTCCAGTCGTTCCAACTGCTCGACAGCCTCACTGCGCTGGAAAACGTCATGCTGCCGCTGGAGCTGGAAGGTCAGGCCGATGCCCGTCAGCGCGCCCGCGCCCTGCTCGAACGGGTTGGCCTCGGTCAACGTCTGACGCACTACCCACGCCAGCTGTCCGGTGGCGAACAACAGCGTGTGGCCATTGCCCGCGCCTTCGCCGCCGAGCCGGACGTGTTGTTCGCCGACGAGCCCACCGGCAACCTCGACAGCCATACCGGCGAGCGCATCACCGAACTGCTCTTTCAGCTCAACCAGGAGCGCGGTACCACGCTGGTACTGGTCACCCATGACGAGCGCCTGGCGCACCGTTGCCAGCGCCTGATCCGCCTGGAAGCCGGGCACCTGATCGATCGCGTGGAGCCCTGA
- a CDS encoding 5'-nucleotidase, with protein MGKGLGDKLVLAISSRALFDLSESHQIYESEGVEAYRRYQIEHEDEVLMPGDAFPLVEKLLGLNARLSEQRVEVILVSRNSADTGLRAFNSIQHYGLGISRAAFVGGRSPDPYLAAFGCHLFLSTHADDVRNALKAGFGAATLLSGGARRATSNELRIAFDGDAVLFSDDSERVYQSGGLNAFQDHERESARQALPGGPFKPFLAALHALQQEFPEAECPIRTALVTARSAPAHERVIRTLREWNIRLDESFFLGGLDKSAVLEAFAADVFFDDQTGHCESARQVVATGHVPHGVSNELLP; from the coding sequence ATGGGCAAGGGACTGGGGGACAAGCTGGTGCTGGCGATATCCTCGCGAGCGCTGTTCGATCTGAGTGAAAGTCACCAGATCTATGAAAGCGAAGGCGTGGAAGCCTATCGCCGCTACCAGATCGAGCATGAGGACGAAGTGCTGATGCCGGGCGACGCCTTCCCGCTGGTGGAGAAGCTGCTTGGCTTGAACGCGCGACTCAGTGAGCAGCGCGTCGAGGTCATTCTGGTGTCGCGCAACAGCGCCGATACCGGGCTGCGTGCGTTCAACTCGATCCAGCACTACGGTCTCGGCATTTCCCGCGCCGCCTTCGTTGGCGGCCGTAGCCCTGATCCGTATTTGGCGGCTTTCGGCTGCCATCTGTTTCTGTCTACCCATGCCGATGATGTGCGCAACGCGCTGAAGGCCGGTTTCGGCGCGGCTACCTTGCTGTCAGGTGGCGCCCGTCGGGCCACCAGCAACGAGTTGCGCATCGCCTTCGATGGCGATGCCGTGCTGTTTTCCGACGACTCCGAGCGCGTCTACCAGAGTGGTGGCCTCAACGCGTTTCAGGATCATGAGCGTGAATCCGCTCGACAGGCCCTGCCTGGCGGGCCTTTCAAGCCGTTTCTCGCCGCATTGCATGCGCTGCAGCAGGAATTTCCCGAAGCCGAATGCCCGATTCGCACCGCGCTGGTGACCGCGCGTTCGGCGCCTGCGCACGAGCGAGTGATTCGCACCCTGCGTGAGTGGAACATTCGCCTGGATGAGTCCTTCTTCCTTGGTGGTCTGGACAAGTCGGCCGTTCTCGAAGCCTTCGCCGCCGATGTGTTCTTCGATGACCAGACCGGGCATTGCGAGAGCGCGCGTCAGGTGGTGGCCACAGGTCATGTTCCGCATGGCGTGAGTAACGAGCTGCTGCCCTGA
- a CDS encoding PilZ domain-containing protein encodes MRKFLRHPSDMPVELVLRRQSCIPRQRLNNISLGGVACKSSRGFRRGTSIELRIPLLGDQARYPGVVAWCRRQESDYLVGIAFIDEDTLFRARMVEQVCQIQHYRQQLEHESGQPVAIEKCAQDWIARHAATFPDLA; translated from the coding sequence ATGCGTAAATTTCTGCGTCATCCAAGTGACATGCCGGTGGAGTTGGTGTTGCGCAGACAGTCCTGCATCCCCCGGCAACGGCTGAACAATATCAGCCTGGGCGGGGTCGCATGCAAGTCATCACGGGGCTTTCGTCGCGGCACCTCGATCGAGCTGCGCATCCCGCTGCTGGGCGATCAGGCGCGCTATCCCGGCGTGGTAGCCTGGTGCAGACGCCAGGAGAGCGACTATCTGGTGGGCATCGCCTTCATCGATGAGGACACCCTGTTCCGCGCCCGCATGGTCGAACAGGTCTGCCAGATCCAGCATTACCGGCAACAGCTCGAACACGAGTCTGGCCAGCCAGTCGCCATCGAGAAATGCGCGCAGGACTGGATCGCCAGGCATGCCGCCACCTTCCCCGACCTGGCCTAA
- a CDS encoding putative 2-dehydropantoate 2-reductase, with amino-acid sequence MSQFPAPRIGIIGTGAIGGFYGMLLARAGHDVHFLLRSEYSAVVERGLQLNSAVHGALNLAPVQAYQHVDAMPPCDWLLVGAKTTANAELAPLIAKAAAPGAKVVLLQNGLAVEDELRPLLRDDLHLLGGLCYICVHRSAPGVIEHQALGAINLAYHSGPLDGDEARLALAEEGASLLRSTGLDSAAMRDLAQTRWQKLVWNIPYNGLSVLLDADTRRLMGNADSRALIADMMQEVVQAAQALGYSMPESYADKLLAATQRMPDYLPSMYHDFAQGRPAELHAIYEAPLAAAQTLGLVMPRVRALYQALRFIQARQEA; translated from the coding sequence ATGTCCCAATTCCCCGCGCCACGCATCGGTATCATCGGTACCGGCGCCATCGGTGGTTTCTACGGCATGTTGCTGGCTCGTGCCGGCCATGATGTGCATTTTCTGTTGCGCAGCGAGTACAGCGCGGTGGTCGAGCGAGGCCTGCAGTTGAACAGCGCGGTACATGGCGCACTGAATCTGGCACCGGTACAGGCCTACCAGCATGTTGACGCGATGCCTCCGTGCGACTGGTTGCTGGTCGGTGCCAAGACCACGGCCAATGCCGAGCTGGCGCCACTGATTGCCAAGGCTGCAGCGCCAGGCGCCAAGGTGGTGCTGTTGCAGAATGGGCTGGCGGTGGAGGATGAGCTGCGTCCGTTGCTGCGCGACGATCTGCATCTGCTCGGTGGGCTCTGCTACATCTGCGTTCATCGCAGTGCCCCCGGGGTGATCGAGCATCAGGCCTTGGGTGCGATCAACCTGGCCTATCACTCCGGGCCGCTGGATGGCGACGAGGCGCGTTTGGCGTTGGCCGAGGAGGGCGCCAGCCTGCTGCGCAGCACCGGCCTGGATTCGGCGGCAATGCGTGATCTGGCGCAGACGCGCTGGCAGAAGCTGGTGTGGAATATCCCCTATAACGGCCTGTCGGTACTGCTCGATGCCGATACGCGGCGCCTGATGGGCAATGCCGACAGTCGCGCGTTGATCGCCGATATGATGCAGGAAGTGGTGCAGGCCGCGCAGGCGCTCGGTTACAGCATGCCGGAAAGCTACGCAGACAAGCTGCTGGCCGCCACGCAGCGTATGCCCGATTACCTGCCGAGCATGTACCACGACTTCGCCCAGGGGCGGCCGGCCGAGTTGCATGCCATCTACGAGGCGCCTCTGGCGGCTGCGCAAACCTTGGGATTGGTTATGCCCAGGGTGCGTGCGTTGTATCAGGCGTTGCGGTTCATTCAGGCTCGCCAGGAGGCCTAA
- a CDS encoding arylesterase gives MRAWLFSGALSLMLWAQGAVAGTLLVVGDSISAAFGLDSRQGWVALLEKRLVQEGFEHQVVNASISGDTSAGGAARLSALLVEHKPELVIIELGGNDGLRGQPLAQLQQNLASMVEQSQQAGAKVLLLGMKLPPNYGVRYTTAFAQVFTDLAEQKQVPLVPFFLEGVGGVPGMMQADGIHPTEAAQEILLDNVWPTLKPML, from the coding sequence ATGCGTGCATGGTTGTTCAGTGGTGCCTTGAGCCTGATGCTTTGGGCTCAGGGAGCGGTTGCAGGCACCCTGCTTGTGGTCGGCGATAGTATCAGCGCCGCTTTTGGCCTGGATAGCCGGCAAGGTTGGGTCGCTTTGCTGGAAAAACGCCTGGTGCAAGAGGGGTTCGAGCATCAGGTGGTCAATGCCTCGATCAGTGGCGACACCAGTGCAGGCGGCGCCGCACGGCTGTCTGCGCTACTTGTCGAGCACAAGCCGGAGCTGGTCATCATCGAGCTGGGTGGCAATGACGGGCTGCGTGGACAGCCCCTTGCGCAATTGCAACAGAATCTTGCGTCGATGGTCGAGCAGTCGCAGCAGGCAGGAGCCAAGGTGCTGCTTCTGGGGATGAAGCTGCCACCCAATTATGGCGTGCGTTACACCACGGCTTTCGCCCAGGTTTTCACTGATCTGGCGGAGCAGAAGCAGGTGCCTCTGGTGCCGTTCTTTCTTGAGGGGGTGGGCGGTGTACCGGGCATGATGCAGGCTGACGGCATTCATCCGACCGAGGCAGCGCAGGAAATACTGCTGGATAATGTCTGGCCGACGCTCAAACCCATGCTCTGA
- a CDS encoding GNAT family N-acetyltransferase, with protein MSEGLSIHHDQTSHQFVTTVDGDRAYLAYMDLGKQTLDIYRTFVPNTLRGRGIAAALTEHALQYAEGKGYTVIPSCSYVERYMERRSRHQ; from the coding sequence ATGAGCGAAGGGCTTTCCATCCATCACGACCAAACGAGTCATCAGTTCGTGACGACCGTCGATGGTGATCGCGCCTATCTGGCCTATATGGATCTGGGCAAGCAGACGCTGGATATCTATCGCACCTTCGTCCCCAATACCCTGCGCGGGCGCGGTATTGCCGCCGCGCTCACCGAACATGCCCTGCAGTATGCCGAAGGCAAGGGCTATACGGTGATTCCCTCCTGTTCGTATGTTGAGCGCTACATGGAACGCCGTTCGCGGCACCAGTAG